From Schistocerca americana isolate TAMUIC-IGC-003095 chromosome 9, iqSchAmer2.1, whole genome shotgun sequence, the proteins below share one genomic window:
- the LOC124551313 gene encoding uncharacterized protein LOC124551313 isoform X2: MHEQDVDSFDEMLNIVLERLECDPDTVQFATYFRDNYVGNANSWAYCHRLNAGINTNMHIERMHRTIKYIYLGSKCVKRLDKAIFALMSFVKHKLFDRLIVLNKGKLTSKLKDIRLRHKSGNNIKEDFITMEFSGWKVRSSSRRSTDYFVYDNDFQCNCRLMCIKCRACIHRYSCTCIDYTIKWNMCKHIHSVCQIQLKQQPSEHLRNSEVTLTESEDISVVDEKTEILAEVTKKSVNDSVPLSVQRRELIAEFSGIVSELTSNDLETAKKMLSSLKATVAVGMLQQKQAPLQIERKQSQKILPQRRLYSTKKNKRSNNASLVLPNSEESSLIKLSLLADKEDALVGKGSAVKKQPTIKNTEGVAGPFPITACALQHSPTNRSTPMIQPIAKQAEVVSSPSLATSYVLKHSPRNSSTSTIQPIPKQAVVVPHPSIGTVRVLLHSSTNGAVLPHLNQ; the protein is encoded by the exons atgcatgagcaggATGTAGATTCATTTGATGAGATGTTAAATATTGTGCTAGAGAGATTGGAATGTGATCCTGATACAGTTCAATTTGCCACATACTTCCGAGACAACTATGTTGGGAATGCAAATTCTTGGGCATATTGCCATAGATTGAATGCTGGAATCAATACCAACATGCATATAGAAAGAATGCATCGCACTATTAAATATATATATCTAGGTAGTAAATGTGTCAAGCGTTTGGACAAAGCTATTTTTGCATTGATGTCATTTGTGAAGCACAAGCTGTTTGACAGGCTTATTGTGCTAAATAAAGGTAAACTGACGAGTAAACTTAAGGACATTCGGCTTCGGCATAAATCAGGGAATAATATTAAGGAGGACTTCATTACTATGGAGTTTTCTGGTTGGAAAGTGCGTTCTTCTTCAAGAAGGTCAACAGATTATTTTGTATATGATAATGACTTTCAGTGCAACTGCAGATTGATGTGCATTAAATGCAGGGCTTGCATTCATAGGTATTCTTGTACATGTATTGACTATACCATCAAATGGAATATGTGCAAGCACATACATAGTGTTTGCCAGATTCAGTTAAAGCAGCAACCTTCTGAACACCTAAGAAATAGTGAAGTTACACTTACTGAGAGTGAAGATATTTCTGTTGTAGACGAGAAAACAGAAATACTAGCGGAGGTAACGAAAAAAAGTGTTAATGATTCTGTACCTTTGTCAGTCCAAAGAAGGGAACTTATCGCAGAGTTTTCTGGTATTGTATCTGAGCTGACCTCAAATGACTTGGAAACTGCTAAAAAAATGTTATCGTCACTAAAGGCAACTGTAGCTGTCGGAATGTTGCAGCAAAAACAGGCACCGCTGCAGATAGAAAGGAAACAATCACAAAAGATTTTACCTCAACGTAGACTGTActctacaaagaaaaacaaaaggagTAATAATGCATCCCTGGTGCTACCAAATTCAGAAGAATCCAGTTTGATCAAATTATCTCTACTGGCAGACAAAGAAGATGCACTTGTGGGAAAAG GTTCAGCTGTTAAAAAGCAACcaacaataaaaaatacagagGGTGTAGCAGGTCCATTCCCCATTACAGCATGTGCCCTACAGCACAGCCCGACGAATC GCTCAACTCCCATGattcagccaatagcaaaacaggcTGAGGTGGTATCTAGTCCGTCTCTCGCTACATCGTATGTGCTGAAACACAGCCCGAGGAATA GCTCAACTTCCACAATTCAACCAATACCAAAACAGGCTGTGGTGGTACCACATCCATCCATCGGTACAGTGCGTGTGTTGCTACACAGCTCAACAAATG GTGCTGTTCTCCCACATTTAAACCAGTGA
- the LOC124551313 gene encoding uncharacterized protein LOC124551313 isoform X1, whose amino-acid sequence MHEQDVDSFDEMLNIVLERLECDPDTVQFATYFRDNYVGNANSWAYCHRLNAGINTNMHIERMHRTIKYIYLGSKCVKRLDKAIFALMSFVKHKLFDRLIVLNKGKLTSKLKDIRLRHKSGNNIKEDFITMEFSGWKVRSSSRRSTDYFVYDNDFQCNCRLMCIKCRACIHRYSCTCIDYTIKWNMCKHIHSVCQIQLKQQPSEHLRNSEVTLTESEDISVVDEKTEILAEVTKKSVNDSVPLSVQRRELIAEFSGIVSELTSNDLETAKKMLSSLKATVAVGMLQQKQAPLQIERKQSQKILPQRRLYSTKKNKRSNNASLVLPNSEESSLIKLSLLADKEDALVGKGSAVKKQPTIKNTEGVAGPFPITACALQHSPTNLTAIRFAILLAGSTPMIQPIAKQAEVVSSPSLATSYVLKHSPRNSSTSTIQPIPKQAVVVPHPSIGTVRVLLHSSTNGAVLPHLNQ is encoded by the exons atgcatgagcaggATGTAGATTCATTTGATGAGATGTTAAATATTGTGCTAGAGAGATTGGAATGTGATCCTGATACAGTTCAATTTGCCACATACTTCCGAGACAACTATGTTGGGAATGCAAATTCTTGGGCATATTGCCATAGATTGAATGCTGGAATCAATACCAACATGCATATAGAAAGAATGCATCGCACTATTAAATATATATATCTAGGTAGTAAATGTGTCAAGCGTTTGGACAAAGCTATTTTTGCATTGATGTCATTTGTGAAGCACAAGCTGTTTGACAGGCTTATTGTGCTAAATAAAGGTAAACTGACGAGTAAACTTAAGGACATTCGGCTTCGGCATAAATCAGGGAATAATATTAAGGAGGACTTCATTACTATGGAGTTTTCTGGTTGGAAAGTGCGTTCTTCTTCAAGAAGGTCAACAGATTATTTTGTATATGATAATGACTTTCAGTGCAACTGCAGATTGATGTGCATTAAATGCAGGGCTTGCATTCATAGGTATTCTTGTACATGTATTGACTATACCATCAAATGGAATATGTGCAAGCACATACATAGTGTTTGCCAGATTCAGTTAAAGCAGCAACCTTCTGAACACCTAAGAAATAGTGAAGTTACACTTACTGAGAGTGAAGATATTTCTGTTGTAGACGAGAAAACAGAAATACTAGCGGAGGTAACGAAAAAAAGTGTTAATGATTCTGTACCTTTGTCAGTCCAAAGAAGGGAACTTATCGCAGAGTTTTCTGGTATTGTATCTGAGCTGACCTCAAATGACTTGGAAACTGCTAAAAAAATGTTATCGTCACTAAAGGCAACTGTAGCTGTCGGAATGTTGCAGCAAAAACAGGCACCGCTGCAGATAGAAAGGAAACAATCACAAAAGATTTTACCTCAACGTAGACTGTActctacaaagaaaaacaaaaggagTAATAATGCATCCCTGGTGCTACCAAATTCAGAAGAATCCAGTTTGATCAAATTATCTCTACTGGCAGACAAAGAAGATGCACTTGTGGGAAAAG GTTCAGCTGTTAAAAAGCAACcaacaataaaaaatacagagGGTGTAGCAGGTCCATTCCCCATTACAGCATGTGCCCTACAGCACAGCCCGACGAATC TTACAGCAATCCGGTTTGCAATTCTGCTTGCAGGCTCAACTCCCATGattcagccaatagcaaaacaggcTGAGGTGGTATCTAGTCCGTCTCTCGCTACATCGTATGTGCTGAAACACAGCCCGAGGAATA GCTCAACTTCCACAATTCAACCAATACCAAAACAGGCTGTGGTGGTACCACATCCATCCATCGGTACAGTGCGTGTGTTGCTACACAGCTCAACAAATG GTGCTGTTCTCCCACATTTAAACCAGTGA
- the LOC124551313 gene encoding uncharacterized protein LOC124551313 isoform X3: MHEQDVDSFDEMLNIVLERLECDPDTVQFATYFRDNYVGNANSWAYCHRLNAGINTNMHIERMHRTIKYIYLGSKCVKRLDKAIFALMSFVKHKLFDRLIVLNKGKLTSKLKDIRLRHKSGNNIKEDFITMEFSGWKVRSSSRRSTDYFVYDNDFQCNCRLMCIKCRACIHRYSCTCIDYTIKWNMCKHIHSVCQIQLKQQPSEHLRNSEVTLTESEDISVVDEKTEILAEVTKKSVNDSVPLSVQRRELIAEFSGIVSELTSNDLETAKKMLSSLKATVAVGMLQQKQAPLQIERKQSQKILPQRRLYSTKKNKRSNNASLVLPNSEESSLIKLSLLADKEDALVGKGSAVKKQPTIKNTEGVAGPFPITACALQHSPTNREYYKSRLNSHDSANSKTG; encoded by the exons atgcatgagcaggATGTAGATTCATTTGATGAGATGTTAAATATTGTGCTAGAGAGATTGGAATGTGATCCTGATACAGTTCAATTTGCCACATACTTCCGAGACAACTATGTTGGGAATGCAAATTCTTGGGCATATTGCCATAGATTGAATGCTGGAATCAATACCAACATGCATATAGAAAGAATGCATCGCACTATTAAATATATATATCTAGGTAGTAAATGTGTCAAGCGTTTGGACAAAGCTATTTTTGCATTGATGTCATTTGTGAAGCACAAGCTGTTTGACAGGCTTATTGTGCTAAATAAAGGTAAACTGACGAGTAAACTTAAGGACATTCGGCTTCGGCATAAATCAGGGAATAATATTAAGGAGGACTTCATTACTATGGAGTTTTCTGGTTGGAAAGTGCGTTCTTCTTCAAGAAGGTCAACAGATTATTTTGTATATGATAATGACTTTCAGTGCAACTGCAGATTGATGTGCATTAAATGCAGGGCTTGCATTCATAGGTATTCTTGTACATGTATTGACTATACCATCAAATGGAATATGTGCAAGCACATACATAGTGTTTGCCAGATTCAGTTAAAGCAGCAACCTTCTGAACACCTAAGAAATAGTGAAGTTACACTTACTGAGAGTGAAGATATTTCTGTTGTAGACGAGAAAACAGAAATACTAGCGGAGGTAACGAAAAAAAGTGTTAATGATTCTGTACCTTTGTCAGTCCAAAGAAGGGAACTTATCGCAGAGTTTTCTGGTATTGTATCTGAGCTGACCTCAAATGACTTGGAAACTGCTAAAAAAATGTTATCGTCACTAAAGGCAACTGTAGCTGTCGGAATGTTGCAGCAAAAACAGGCACCGCTGCAGATAGAAAGGAAACAATCACAAAAGATTTTACCTCAACGTAGACTGTActctacaaagaaaaacaaaaggagTAATAATGCATCCCTGGTGCTACCAAATTCAGAAGAATCCAGTTTGATCAAATTATCTCTACTGGCAGACAAAGAAGATGCACTTGTGGGAAAAG GTTCAGCTGTTAAAAAGCAACcaacaataaaaaatacagagGGTGTAGCAGGTCCATTCCCCATTACAGCATGTGCCCTACAGCACAGCCCGACGAATCGTGAGTATTATAAATCCAG GCTCAACTCCCATGattcagccaatagcaaaacaggcTGA